The segment TCCATAAAGGATTGAAATTTCGTCAGTTTTCCCATAGACCCCCTCGGCGACTGAAACCGATTGAGTAATGATGGTCCCCATCTGGATGGTGGCTTGTGAGTTGAGGGTAAACTGGCCTGTGCTGAGCAATACCTCACCGCGGTTATTGACCAGCATGGCACTTTTGACCCCTGGGATCCGCATCATTTCCTGTAAAAAAACTTCATGAGCTTTTGACATATGACTCCACTTATTTTTGAAATCGCTGGGTTGGCTGAAGTCACAGCGTGGAAAAAACGACTTTGAGGAGTACGGCCTGGAAGATCCGAGTGAAACTGCCCGTGCTGCGGCTGGCCAAAAAAATCAGATGGCTTTCAAGACTCTCAAACCGCCCCAGGCATTGACTCACGTTGTATCAAAAACAGAGGTGAAAAGCCAAGTCTTCGTGGTTAATTAATGGCCTAAAATTGCCTCAATGGCGCTTTCCAAACCAAACTTCTCAAAGTCTTCACGCCGATTGCGTTGCAGATTTTTGAGTGTGGCTTCAACCCGGGCCTCTAAATCAACATCGGTGAATCGGCGGCTCAGATCGTCGAGCGTCCATCGCAGGGACTGTGAGAGACCGACCACAAAATCAACGGGTCGAGCCGAGCCTAAAAATACGATTTCCCCAGCCGTATACTCAAACTCTCCGGCAAATGGGTCAAGAAACGGATAGTGTTCAGCCGCTCGAATCGCCGCTTCCCGAAAAGCCAGTCGGAAATCAGGTTCACGGACGATATCAACGATGCCGCGTTCAACCGCGGCCATCACATCTCCCATTAATCCAACCAGTTCTGAATACTGCTCTGTGGTTAAGGACACCGGGGAGCCGTGAACTTCCTCCACCGCCGAAGGATCAACGTCGTCGTCCTCCAGAGCCACTACCAGCGAATCCGTCGCCGGCTCCATTTCAGCCCGCGAGGAAGTCGCCCGAACCGAACTGATTGCCGTTACATTGGCGGTCGAAACCCCTGGAAGGAGCGGGTTTGAGGTACTACTGCTCCCTGCGGTTAACTGCGGTACGGGCTGATGGTAGCCGGTGGCTGGCGACGAAGGCGCGCTGGCGGTGCCGGCATCGCGATACACATGAAACACGCCGCCAACTGAATTCACCTGGGCAACCAGCACGGCCAATCCTTCAGATCCAGTGGCCGTCCGCAACACATTGCTTTCGGCATTCTCCCGAATTGACACCACGGCTTCAGCTTTCCCATCAATAATATAGATCACCCCAGCGCCAGCCTCACGGTCCAGCAGCACCTCGACATACCAGATGACCTCAGGGGTCTTTTTCAGCTTGTCAACCAGGCGTTCAAGGTGGGTAAACTCCGAGGCCAGTTCCCGGTAAACGACTTCCCCATTGATGATACCAGCCAGCGCACGGATCACCGGTTCGGGATGATGAAAGAAGCTGATGGCACCGCCACGAGCCTGGGACCGCGACAGAATACTATCCACGGCTTCGCGCCCACGCTTGATCACCGTTTCGGCTCGTTCATAGGCGTTAATCAACTGACCATTGTCGAGAAACACATACCCTTCATAGTTCCAGAAATTCATCGAGACATAGCCGGTAAATTCACTAATCTGGAGTTCAGCAAGCAAAGCGGCAAGATTAACGTAGGAGGTGCTGAGGTTTTCGTGAATGGGTCTTCCGCGTGGAACGTGCATGATTGAAACTGAGAAGTGAAGACGTGAATTGGAAACCGCCCTGTGGGCAAAGGTGAGCAGGCTGTATGTATTTGATAAGCGTGAGTGAAGTGGCGCTCAGACTAGCTTGTTTGAGCGATGGCCTGAGCGACCAGGATCCGGCGTGGCGTCACCTCAGGAGAGGTGTTCAGTATTTCGGTTGAAGTCAATCAACCTGATGAAACGAAATCATATCAAGGCGGTCCAAACGGGTACGGGACTGGGGGTTCTCCACCGAAAAACCCAGGGCAACTCTCACCGACCGATCCAGTAACGGTCAGATACCAAGCATTCCAGTACCACCAAGGGGGCCAGTTAAGGCACCCGTGCCGCCACTTGAGCGGGCAGCCAGTTTCCGAAACGCCCGGTCAATATGTGGGCTGATCGTTTCGTATCGGATCGCGGCGCCGTACTCAATCAAAACCAGATAGGTGTCCTGGTCAAAAATGGTCGCTTTTCGCTGTCCGAAACTGATGGTGGTTCGTTGCAAAGGACCAACCCGACCTGGAGTGCTGGTCTGGCGTGCCATATGAACCAAAAGCGCGCTCATCATGCCAATTTTTTCAGATGGCTTGATATTGAGTGAGGAATGCACCGTACCATCCCGCGCCATGGCCACCGCGCCGTCAATCCCTTTGATTTTTGTCAAATCAGAGACCAGAGTCTGGTAGACATTTTGCACCCGCTGGGTTTCGGTTGAGGCCGGGGTCGAGGTGCCAACCAATCCAGTATGATCGGGAATCAAACCAGCCCGGGCTTCATCCAACAACCGCAGCCCTTCCATAATCAGGTTGGCCCACGGTTCAAAAATCGTTCGCTGGGGAGCTGGGATCCCTGTATCAATGCGAAAAGATCCCTGATCATACGCCAGGGCTTTATATACAGCATCGGTTCCAACCAAATTGCCCAGCCGGGCATCAACGACTTCACCTTCCGCAAAATAAAAAATCCCGTCGCCAATTGGATAGTGAACCGTCAACCGAGCTGTATTTCGCCCAACGCAGTTAATTTGGATAATATCAACAAGGGCTAAATCTTTGAGATCTCCCACCAAAGCCATAAGACTTTCTCACACTTCACAAACAGGGTTTTTCAGCTACTTCGATCAAATGCGCCCTGCCTCAGAAAAACTGGCGGCGGGAACGCAAGCAAAATTGGATTTGTCAAAAGCTTCCTGAAATGAAAACGCTCCTCCTTGTGGGTCAACGTGCTGACCACACACCCAAGCCAGGTTGATCAGGTGACGGAGTTCGTTTGCAGATCTCAATTTGGAGAGATATTCATCCTATCTTCGGCGTGGAGACCCGGCCCTTGCTGGGCCAGGAGGAAACGCCGCTCCTTTTTGAGTTGATACGAAAGCGGGAAGAACTACTCCTTCCCGCTCTCGATGTGATGTGAAGAGAGTACATCACACACCGATTTGCGTCGGGTAGTGCGTACCGGTCTGACTGTGACCGCCGACCGGATTCGACGTCCTCTCGACCGGATTTGGGAAGGTTTGTCGTGACCGGCACTGGCACTGACTCCCATGCTGGGTTTAACCGGTCACCGTAGTGCAGCGGACTGAGGCGGCATCCGCTGGTACCTATGGATTCTTCCCAATCGTTTCCTGTGATTTGCACGGGGGTCTGGTCAACTGGAACTTGAACCAATCTCCCCACACCGGCCATCCGTGAAGATGGCGTCGTGGCGACACGACTCAAGCCCGGCCCTTGAGGGCCGAGTCTGTTGACTCAGGCGGAAAGGGGTTACTTCACTGGCTAAACTAGCAGAGTTAGTTTGAGAGTGTCAATCTAAACGATCTCAGATTTCAAGTTATTCAATTTGCGAGTGGTTTCGTGGGCAACGAGCCCCAGCGTCAGCCGGTTTCGCATTCCTCTTCAGTCAATTGGACAATTTCCCGGTTACCTCCCCTCCCTTCACGCACTCACCTGCTTGACACTGGCAAAGCCATCAGACTATGTTTGAGGTTTCATATCCATATCCTTTTTACACCACCAGATACCTTCTTGTTTGGGTTGAAGAATTCAGGCATGGGCTCAACATCGTTGGGTTGTCACCGCTGAGAGGAGACTGAGCTTAACGCGAATCCCACCTTCTTTCTGGCCGCCCTCTGGGAATCTTGGAATCTGCGATATGGACTCAACACCTTAATCATTCTGTAATCGAGGAGCGCAACGTAGTGGTTTCCCATAGCAAGAAACTCAGTAAACAGGAACTCAAACGTGAACCGGCCTTTAATATCTGGTTGCGTGGCATTCAACATCAAATTGAGGACGTGGGTGGAAACGTCTTTAAGCTTGGGCTTGGCCTGCTCATCGCCGGTGTGATCATCGGTGGTGGATACGCTTTTTACTCCAGCAATCGGGCGAAAGGTGAAGCGGCGTTTGCCAAGGCATTCAAAATTTATCAAGCCGAAGTTCAAG is part of the Acidobacteriota bacterium genome and harbors:
- a CDS encoding DUF4388 domain-containing protein; amino-acid sequence: MALVGDLKDLALVDIIQINCVGRNTARLTVHYPIGDGIFYFAEGEVVDARLGNLVGTDAVYKALAYDQGSFRIDTGIPAPQRTIFEPWANLIMEGLRLLDEARAGLIPDHTGLVGTSTPASTETQRVQNVYQTLVSDLTKIKGIDGAVAMARDGTVHSSLNIKPSEKIGMMSALLVHMARQTSTPGRVGPLQRTTISFGQRKATIFDQDTYLVLIEYGAAIRYETISPHIDRAFRKLAARSSGGTGALTGPLGGTGMLGI